From Streptomyces sp. NBC_00775, one genomic window encodes:
- a CDS encoding DUF5063 domain-containing protein, with protein sequence MSDATLHATSQDPDDFVVQIADQVESFLVAVTEVAKGDEPDSAVPFLLLEVSQLLLAGGRLGAHEDIVPDERYEPDLGPEPDVDELRERLATMLEPIDVYSEVFDPYEPRKAPVPARISDDLADVITDLRHGMAHYRAGRTTEALWWWQFSYFSNWGSTASAALRALQSVVAHVRLNQPLEELNGLDTDQDLGEDALAEEAGKVMVEEIAEPLGLRKVT encoded by the coding sequence ATGTCTGACGCCACGCTGCACGCGACAAGCCAGGATCCCGACGACTTCGTGGTCCAGATCGCGGACCAGGTAGAGAGCTTCCTGGTAGCCGTCACGGAGGTCGCGAAGGGCGACGAGCCCGACTCGGCGGTCCCCTTCCTCCTCCTGGAGGTCTCCCAGCTCCTCCTGGCCGGCGGCCGACTCGGCGCGCACGAGGACATCGTCCCCGACGAGCGCTACGAGCCGGACCTGGGCCCGGAGCCGGACGTCGACGAACTCCGCGAGCGCCTGGCGACGATGCTGGAGCCGATCGACGTGTACTCGGAGGTCTTCGACCCCTACGAGCCCCGCAAGGCCCCGGTCCCCGCCCGGATCTCGGACGACCTGGCGGACGTCATCACCGACCTCCGCCACGGCATGGCCCACTACCGCGCGGGCCGCACCACCGAAGCGTTGTGGTGGTGGCAGTTCTCGTACTTCTCCAACTGGGGATCCACGGCATCGGCCGCCCTCCGCGCCCTCCAGTCGGTGGTCGCCCACGTCCGCCTGAACCAGCCCCTGGAGGAGCTGAACGGCCTGGACACCGACCAGGACCTCGGCGAGGACGCTCTCGCGGAGGAAGCGGGCAAAGTGATGGTGGAGGAGATCGCGGAGCCGCTGGGGTTGCGGAAGGTCACGTAA
- a CDS encoding sensor histidine kinase → MIRQLIVSYVLLVAVALTAFTVPVAFTLTAQLRGDTEESVRREARTMALLLADGDAASRAALTRMSVAYAAETPGAVHVLPASQAPAAGRTTAHWGGGELKVTAPAKRDGRTVGAVQVTYPTSDLTSRLWRIWGFRAVLAVGVLAVAAGLGALVARRLTRPLRQLNDMATRFGDGDLTARSPVTGPPETQQLARTLNSGAERLDILVASQRIFVADASHQLRTPLTALRLSLDNIADGVEDDFVREDVEQATAEVVRMSRLVNGLLVLARAEAKVSATEALSLPELVEDRLAVWRPAAEERGVTIAREGEPGDRSLVLASPGHLDQVLDNVLSNALEVSPDGSTITVRVQARSDEVVLSVLDQGPGMSDAEKSRAFDRFWRGQGLTGRSGSGLGLAIVKQLVTDDGGTVTLKDAPGGGLCVAISLRASSRSGG, encoded by the coding sequence ATGATCCGGCAACTGATCGTCAGTTACGTCCTTCTCGTCGCCGTCGCGCTGACCGCCTTCACCGTGCCGGTGGCCTTCACCCTGACCGCGCAGCTGCGCGGGGACACCGAGGAGTCCGTACGGCGGGAGGCCCGGACCATGGCGCTGCTGCTGGCGGACGGGGACGCGGCGTCGCGGGCGGCCCTGACGCGGATGTCCGTGGCGTACGCGGCCGAGACCCCCGGCGCGGTGCACGTGCTCCCGGCCTCCCAAGCGCCGGCGGCCGGGCGGACCACGGCGCACTGGGGCGGCGGCGAGCTGAAGGTGACGGCTCCGGCGAAGCGGGACGGCCGGACTGTGGGGGCCGTACAAGTCACCTACCCCACCTCGGACTTGACGTCACGGCTCTGGCGGATCTGGGGTTTCCGCGCGGTGCTGGCCGTGGGCGTACTCGCTGTGGCGGCGGGCCTCGGCGCGCTCGTGGCACGCCGGCTCACCCGCCCCCTGCGCCAGTTGAACGACATGGCGACCCGCTTCGGCGACGGCGACCTCACCGCCCGCTCACCCGTCACCGGCCCCCCGGAGACCCAGCAACTGGCCCGCACCCTCAACTCCGGCGCGGAACGCCTCGACATCCTCGTCGCCTCCCAGCGGATCTTCGTCGCCGACGCCTCGCACCAACTCCGTACGCCCCTCACGGCGTTGCGGCTGTCGCTGGACAACATCGCGGACGGCGTCGAGGACGACTTCGTCCGCGAGGACGTCGAGCAGGCGACGGCCGAAGTGGTCCGGATGAGCCGCCTCGTGAACGGCCTGCTGGTCCTCGCGCGGGCCGAGGCGAAGGTGTCCGCGACGGAGGCGCTGTCGCTGCCAGAGCTGGTGGAGGACCGGCTGGCGGTGTGGAGACCGGCCGCCGAGGAGCGCGGTGTCACCATCGCGCGGGAGGGGGAACCCGGCGACCGGTCGCTCGTGCTGGCCAGCCCCGGTCACCTCGACCAGGTGCTGGACAACGTCCTGTCGAACGCCCTGGAGGTCTCCCCGGACGGATCGACGATCACCGTGCGGGTGCAGGCCCGCTCCGACGAGGTCGTGCTGTCGGTCCTCGACCAGGGCCCCGGCATGTCGGACGCGGAGAAGTCCCGCGCCTTCGACCGCTTCTGGCGCGGTCAGGGCCTGACCGGGCGCTCCGGGTCCGGGCTCGGCCTCGCCATCGTCAAGCAGCTGGTGACCGACGACGGCGGGACCGTGACCCTCAAGGACGCTCCCGGGGGCGGGCTGTGCGTGGCGATCAGCCTTCGGGCATCATCGAGGAGTGGTGGTTGA
- a CDS encoding sulfite exporter TauE/SafE family protein, with the protein MTGELTLCGIVLVGSCVQWLTGMGFALVAVPALVLLLGSADGVVLANCAAGAISVVGLAGGWRRVRPRAMVPLCVAAACTVPAGAWLARRLPEPALLVFMGALVTVAVALVMRGARVPALRGTKGAVAAGAAGGFMNSAAGVGGPPVSLYALNAGWTVREFVPNAQFYGVVVNAFSVAANGVPHLGASRWALVVTGMAVGAGIGRVLAGRVPEKQARWLVLLLALTGGLTALGKGLWGL; encoded by the coding sequence GTGACAGGAGAGTTGACGCTGTGCGGCATCGTGCTGGTGGGGTCCTGTGTGCAGTGGCTCACCGGGATGGGGTTCGCGCTCGTCGCCGTACCCGCGCTGGTGCTGCTGCTCGGGTCGGCCGACGGCGTCGTGCTCGCCAACTGTGCCGCCGGGGCGATCAGCGTCGTGGGGCTCGCGGGCGGATGGCGGAGGGTACGGCCCCGCGCGATGGTGCCGCTGTGCGTGGCGGCGGCGTGCACGGTCCCGGCGGGGGCCTGGCTGGCACGACGGCTGCCGGAGCCCGCGCTCCTAGTGTTCATGGGCGCCCTGGTGACCGTCGCCGTGGCGCTCGTGATGCGCGGCGCACGGGTACCGGCCCTGCGCGGGACCAAGGGCGCGGTGGCCGCGGGGGCTGCGGGCGGATTCATGAACTCCGCCGCGGGGGTGGGCGGACCACCGGTGTCCTTGTACGCGCTCAACGCCGGCTGGACGGTACGGGAGTTCGTGCCGAACGCGCAGTTCTACGGGGTCGTGGTCAACGCGTTCTCGGTGGCCGCGAACGGGGTGCCCCACCTCGGCGCTTCGCGCTGGGCCCTCGTGGTGACGGGGATGGCGGTGGGCGCCGGGATCGGAAGGGTGCTCGCGGGACGGGTGCCGGAGAAACAGGCCCGGTGGCTGGTGCTGTTGCTGGCGCTGACGGGCGGGCTGACGGCTTTGGGGAAGGGACTGTGGGGGCTGTGA
- a CDS encoding SgcJ/EcaC family oxidoreductase: MKPQIRKRAVIVAASALVVTSVGVGVSQAGPEYKDTRPTKARIAALFDGWNAALRTGDPEKVADRYASDAVLLPTVSNRIRTDHAEIVDYFEHFLANKPVGKKIETIVNVLDKNSAIDTGLYEFTLTDPDTGAQRVVEARYTYEYEKRGGEWLIVNHHSSMMPEG, encoded by the coding sequence GTGAAGCCCCAGATACGCAAGCGTGCCGTGATCGTCGCCGCCTCCGCCCTCGTCGTCACCAGCGTGGGCGTCGGCGTCAGCCAGGCCGGTCCGGAGTACAAGGACACGCGGCCCACCAAGGCGCGGATCGCCGCGCTCTTCGACGGCTGGAACGCCGCGCTGCGGACCGGTGACCCGGAGAAGGTGGCCGACCGCTACGCCTCCGACGCCGTGCTCCTGCCCACCGTGTCGAACCGGATCCGGACCGACCACGCGGAGATCGTCGACTACTTCGAGCACTTCCTGGCGAACAAGCCGGTCGGCAAGAAGATCGAGACGATCGTCAACGTCCTCGACAAGAACTCTGCCATCGACACCGGCCTGTACGAGTTCACGCTCACCGACCCGGACACCGGCGCCCAGCGCGTCGTCGAGGCCCGCTACACGTACGAGTACGAGAAGCGCGGCGGCGAGTGGCTGATCGTCAACCACCACTCCTCGATGATGCCCGAAGGCTGA
- a CDS encoding YbaB/EbfC family nucleoid-associated protein encodes MIPGGGQPNMQQLLQQAQKMQQDLANAQEELARTEVDGQAGGGLVRATVTGSGELRALVIDPKAVDPEDTETLADLIVAAVQAANENAQALQQQKLGPLTQGLGGGSGIPGLPF; translated from the coding sequence GTGATTCCCGGTGGTGGCCAGCCCAATATGCAGCAGCTGCTCCAGCAGGCCCAGAAGATGCAGCAGGACCTGGCGAACGCGCAGGAGGAGCTGGCGCGGACGGAGGTGGACGGCCAGGCGGGCGGCGGTCTGGTCAGGGCGACCGTGACGGGCTCCGGCGAGCTCCGTGCCCTGGTGATCGACCCGAAGGCGGTCGACCCCGAGGACACGGAAACCCTCGCCGACCTGATCGTCGCGGCCGTCCAGGCGGCGAACGAGAACGCGCAGGCGCTCCAGCAGCAGAAGCTCGGCCCGCTCACCCAGGGCCTCGGCGGCGGCAGCGGCATCCCGGGCCTGCCTTTCTAA
- a CDS encoding response regulator transcription factor: MRVLLVEDDEPVAESLRRGLLRYGFEVEWVTTGGAALAHEGPYDVVLLDLGLPDTDGLDVCKALRARGGIPIIVISARSDETDRVVGLEIGADDYVSKPFGVREVIARIRAVMRRVQPPAPATAGPDRYGSRLTIDRKAARVRLDGEEVALAPKEYDLLAFLTEEPGALMSREQIMEAVWDANWFGPTKTLDVHVAALRRKLAGALTIEAVRGVGFRLDIDEPGGGSSG; the protein is encoded by the coding sequence GTGCGCGTACTCCTGGTGGAAGACGACGAGCCGGTCGCCGAATCGCTCCGGCGCGGACTGCTGCGCTACGGCTTCGAGGTCGAGTGGGTGACCACGGGAGGCGCGGCGCTGGCACACGAGGGCCCGTACGACGTCGTCCTGCTCGACCTCGGCCTGCCCGACACCGACGGCCTCGACGTCTGCAAGGCGCTGCGGGCGCGCGGCGGGATCCCGATCATCGTGATCAGCGCGCGCAGCGACGAGACGGACCGGGTGGTCGGCCTGGAGATCGGCGCGGACGACTACGTCTCCAAGCCCTTCGGCGTACGCGAGGTCATCGCGCGGATAAGAGCGGTGATGCGCCGCGTACAGCCGCCCGCCCCCGCGACCGCCGGCCCCGACCGCTACGGCTCCCGCCTCACCATCGACCGCAAGGCCGCCCGCGTACGACTGGACGGCGAGGAAGTGGCCCTCGCGCCCAAGGAGTACGACCTGCTCGCGTTCCTCACCGAGGAGCCGGGGGCGCTGATGTCGCGCGAGCAGATCATGGAAGCGGTCTGGGACGCGAACTGGTTCGGGCCGACGAAGACGCTGGACGTCCATGTGGCGGCGCTGCGGCGGAAGCTGGCGGGGGCGCTCACCATCGAGGCGGTACGGGGAGTCGGCTTCCGCCTGGACATCGACGAGCCGGGCGGCGGGTCCTCGGGATGA
- a CDS encoding SLATT domain-containing protein has protein sequence MSQPEMQPEGPPQDGRGDGAAALRPGDLTGRPFPLGDWGEPAERLHELYQWVEQGALDTASWYLADRVWKRWWAWALRGGAAVGAVAGAALPLLDLTGVVGGGAAWGYLALLLGVACVAGDRFFGLTSGWIRDVATAQAVQRRLQALQFEWASESVREVLGPADGTASEAAERCLGVLRRFSEDVTELVRVETADWMVEFRTGPAPLGIQSSLAGVPRVEGSVNGRVPLPPGTRPNMPRQRPPEPR, from the coding sequence GTGAGTCAGCCGGAGATGCAGCCCGAGGGGCCGCCCCAGGACGGGCGGGGCGACGGGGCGGCGGCGCTGCGGCCGGGTGACCTGACCGGGCGGCCGTTTCCGCTCGGGGACTGGGGGGAGCCCGCCGAGCGGCTCCACGAGCTGTACCAGTGGGTGGAGCAGGGCGCACTCGACACGGCTTCCTGGTATCTCGCGGACCGGGTGTGGAAGCGGTGGTGGGCGTGGGCGCTGCGGGGCGGGGCCGCGGTGGGGGCCGTGGCCGGGGCCGCGCTTCCCCTGCTCGACCTCACCGGGGTGGTGGGCGGGGGTGCCGCCTGGGGGTATCTGGCGTTGCTGCTCGGGGTCGCCTGTGTCGCGGGGGACCGGTTCTTCGGGCTGACCTCCGGGTGGATAAGGGATGTGGCCACGGCTCAGGCCGTGCAGCGGCGGCTTCAGGCGTTGCAGTTCGAGTGGGCGTCGGAGAGTGTGCGGGAGGTTCTGGGGCCTGCGGACGGGACGGCGAGTGAGGCTGCGGAGCGGTGTCTTGGTGTGCTGCGGAGGTTCTCCGAGGACGTGACGGAGCTGGTCCGCGTCGAGACCGCGGACTGGATGGTGGAGTTTCGGACCGGGCCCGCGCCGTTGGGGATTCAGTCGTCGTTGGCCGGGGTGCCTCGGGTGGAGGGGTCCGTGAACGGGCGGGTGCCGTTGCCCCCGGGCACCCGGCCGAACATGCCTCGCCAGCGGCCGCCCGAGCCTCGGTAG
- the recR gene encoding recombination mediator RecR — MYEGVVQDLIDELGRLPGVGPKSAQRIAFHILQAEPTDVRRLAQCLMEVKAKVRFCATCGNVAQEELCNICRDPRRDLSVICVVEEPKDVVAVERTREFRGKYHVLGGAISPIEGVGPDDLRIRELLARLADGVVTELILATDPNLEGEATATYLARMIKPMGLKVTRLASGLPVGGDLEYADEVTLGRAFEGRRLLDV; from the coding sequence TTGTACGAAGGCGTGGTCCAGGACCTCATCGACGAACTGGGGCGGCTCCCCGGCGTCGGTCCCAAGAGCGCGCAGCGGATCGCCTTCCACATCCTTCAGGCCGAGCCGACGGACGTCCGCCGTCTCGCGCAGTGTCTGATGGAGGTCAAGGCGAAGGTCCGCTTCTGCGCGACCTGCGGCAATGTCGCGCAGGAGGAGCTGTGCAACATCTGCCGCGACCCGCGCCGCGACCTGTCGGTCATCTGCGTGGTCGAGGAGCCGAAGGACGTCGTCGCGGTCGAGCGGACGCGTGAGTTCCGGGGCAAGTACCACGTCCTCGGCGGCGCGATCAGCCCGATCGAGGGTGTCGGCCCCGACGACCTGCGGATAAGAGAACTCCTCGCCCGTCTCGCCGACGGCGTGGTCACCGAGCTGATCCTCGCGACGGACCCGAACCTGGAAGGCGAGGCCACGGCCACGTACCTCGCCCGCATGATCAAGCCCATGGGCCTCAAGGTCACCCGCCTGGCCAGCGGCCTCCCTGTGGGTGGCGACCTGGAATACGCGGACGAGGTCACGCTCGGCCGCGCCTTCGAGGGGAGACGACTCCTAGATGTCTGA
- a CDS encoding trypco2 family protein yields MADETWAGLAEAIGAIRSELQQAARDGAGQEIQFRTGPVEVEFTVDVKKDAEARAKVLVLPFGAEAKASRSKGTTSRVKLTLQPIDTDGTDLRIADDSGERPK; encoded by the coding sequence GTGGCGGATGAGACGTGGGCGGGTCTGGCCGAGGCGATCGGTGCCATCCGGTCGGAGCTTCAGCAGGCGGCGCGGGACGGGGCGGGACAGGAGATTCAGTTCCGCACCGGCCCCGTCGAGGTCGAGTTCACGGTGGACGTGAAGAAGGACGCGGAGGCCCGCGCGAAGGTGCTGGTCCTGCCGTTCGGCGCCGAGGCCAAGGCCTCCCGCTCCAAGGGCACGACGAGCCGCGTCAAGCTCACCCTCCAGCCCATCGACACCGACGGCACGGATCTGCGTATCGCGGACGACTCCGGGGAACGCCCCAAGTAA
- a CDS encoding trypsin-like serine protease yields the protein MDVRRVMEIWNPVGKCAGTGYLVADRLILTALHSVLGGGGLEVRPLGADAPKWVAAEVLWPTVTPDLGREPQADGALIRITDPGWQPPPGGEPVRWGRIDGTVVRDERLKCVAVGFPRSELRDGGVRDTKEIRGHVETLTGLKSGGLITAYVDGVAVPGRPDQKSRWAGASGAALFASGRLIGVVTTDRQRDYVADQLTAVSVVSLAARPGFAEAVRREGGGELVPEEVTAAGPERPRRTVYDVEVPPGVNNLPEPPSPIFVGREGAMAELEKALSADSQTITQTLHGLGGVGKTTLALHYAHDHAGAYRLVWWMRSDTPELIEAGFAALTARLRGEEAYGLTTGQAAEWAVGWLQTHPGWLLVFDNAEKPEDVHAWTGQLRASGRHLITSRYKRGWVCEPISLPVLDEEAALVLLSRLVEDADADEARALADELGYLPLALE from the coding sequence GTGGACGTACGCCGGGTCATGGAGATCTGGAACCCGGTCGGGAAGTGCGCGGGGACCGGCTATCTGGTCGCGGATCGGTTGATCCTGACGGCCCTTCACAGTGTGCTGGGCGGCGGTGGGTTGGAAGTCCGCCCGCTCGGTGCCGACGCCCCGAAGTGGGTCGCGGCCGAGGTGCTGTGGCCGACGGTGACGCCCGATCTGGGGCGGGAGCCGCAGGCGGACGGGGCGTTGATCAGGATCACGGACCCCGGATGGCAGCCACCGCCAGGCGGCGAACCCGTCCGATGGGGCCGCATCGACGGCACGGTCGTACGGGACGAGCGGCTGAAGTGCGTCGCGGTCGGATTTCCCCGGTCGGAGTTGCGTGACGGCGGCGTCCGCGACACGAAGGAGATCCGCGGCCACGTCGAGACGCTGACCGGGCTCAAGTCCGGTGGCCTGATCACGGCGTACGTGGACGGGGTCGCCGTTCCCGGCAGGCCGGACCAGAAGTCGCGGTGGGCGGGAGCGTCCGGGGCGGCGCTGTTCGCGAGCGGACGGCTCATCGGGGTCGTGACGACCGACCGGCAACGGGATTACGTGGCCGACCAGTTGACGGCCGTGTCCGTGGTGTCGCTGGCGGCCCGGCCCGGGTTCGCGGAGGCGGTGAGGAGGGAGGGCGGGGGCGAGCTGGTCCCGGAGGAGGTCACGGCTGCCGGTCCCGAAAGGCCGCGGCGCACGGTGTACGACGTCGAAGTCCCGCCGGGTGTCAACAACCTGCCGGAGCCGCCGTCGCCGATCTTCGTCGGCAGGGAGGGGGCGATGGCCGAGCTGGAGAAGGCCCTTTCGGCGGACTCCCAGACGATCACGCAGACACTGCACGGGCTCGGAGGTGTGGGGAAGACGACTCTGGCCCTGCACTACGCGCACGACCATGCGGGGGCATACCGGCTGGTGTGGTGGATGCGCTCGGACACTCCTGAGCTGATCGAGGCGGGATTTGCCGCGCTCACGGCCCGCCTGCGGGGCGAAGAGGCATACGGCCTCACCACCGGGCAGGCTGCCGAGTGGGCGGTGGGATGGTTGCAGACGCATCCTGGGTGGCTCCTGGTCTTCGACAACGCGGAGAAGCCGGAGGATGTGCACGCCTGGACTGGCCAACTACGAGCATCCGGCCGTCACTTGATCACAAGCCGGTACAAGCGGGGCTGGGTGTGCGAGCCGATCTCGTTGCCCGTGCTGGACGAGGAGGCCGCGCTGGTCCTCCTGTCACGCCTTGTCGAGGACGCCGACGCCGACGAGGCCCGGGCCCTGGCGGATGAGCTGGGCTATCTGCCGCTCGCACTGGAATAG
- a CDS encoding tetratricopeptide repeat protein yields the protein MLRLHPQRATDAAPGGSDPARTVARIWRITLDVLEERDPRAVEILRIAAWYAPTAIPRALFEPLAQDPVDLAQLLGLLADYNMITLDRAGVGVHRLVQRVGRTPSGDDPHRDRERILTARERATGLLLDELPNEPRVNVAGWPTWRALLPHVEAILDARDPGEDTAAMDLILTWAGQFLQGQGQLSQATDYYVRSLAAAIRVLGEDHRDTLVSRNNLAGAYAMSGDTARAIPLYERTLEDYVRVLGEDHPGTLASRNNLAYAYRASGDVMRAIPLYERTLEEHVRVLGEDHRDTLTSRNNLAYAYRASGDAARAIPLYERTLEDRVRLLGEDHPDTLASRNNLAGGYLVLGDVVRAIPLYERALADCLRVLGEDHPTTKTVRGNLSAARAHQP from the coding sequence ATGCTGCGCCTGCACCCCCAGCGCGCCACGGATGCGGCACCGGGCGGCTCCGACCCGGCACGGACGGTCGCGCGGATCTGGCGCATCACGCTCGACGTGCTTGAGGAGCGGGATCCCAGGGCGGTTGAAATCTTGCGGATCGCGGCGTGGTACGCCCCGACCGCCATTCCGCGCGCCCTGTTCGAGCCGCTGGCCCAGGATCCGGTCGACCTTGCTCAGCTCCTGGGGCTGTTGGCCGATTACAACATGATCACGCTTGATCGGGCGGGGGTCGGTGTTCACCGCCTGGTCCAGAGGGTGGGCCGCACGCCGTCGGGGGACGACCCGCATCGTGATCGGGAGCGCATCCTGACTGCGCGCGAACGGGCGACGGGGCTGCTGCTCGACGAACTTCCGAACGAGCCCCGCGTGAACGTCGCGGGCTGGCCGACTTGGAGAGCCTTACTCCCACACGTCGAGGCCATCCTTGATGCACGCGATCCGGGCGAGGACACGGCTGCGATGGACCTGATACTCACTTGGGCAGGACAGTTCCTCCAAGGGCAAGGGCAGTTGAGTCAGGCGACCGACTACTACGTTCGCTCTCTGGCAGCGGCTATCCGGGTCTTGGGTGAGGATCACCGGGACACGTTGGTTTCGCGGAACAACCTGGCTGGCGCGTATGCGATGTCGGGGGATACGGCGCGGGCGATCCCTTTGTACGAACGGACGTTGGAGGACTACGTGCGGGTGTTGGGTGAGGATCACCCGGGCACGCTGGCTTCGCGGAACAACCTTGCTTACGCATATAGGGCGTCGGGGGATGTGATGCGGGCGATCCCTTTGTACGAGCGGACGTTGGAGGAACATGTGCGGGTGTTGGGTGAGGATCACCGCGACACGCTGACTTCGCGGAACAACCTGGCTTACGCGTATAGGGCGTCGGGAGATGCGGCGCGAGCGATCCCTTTGTACGAGCGGACGTTGGAGGATCGTGTGAGGCTGTTGGGTGAGGATCACCCGGACACGCTGGCTTCGCGGAACAACCTGGCCGGCGGATATCTGGTGTTAGGAGATGTGGTGCGGGCAATCCCGCTGTACGAGCGGGCGCTGGCTGACTGCCTTCGGGTACTGGGCGAGGACCACCCGACGACAAAGACTGTCCGCGGGAATCTGTCCGCCGCGCGTGCCCACCAGCCCTGA
- a CDS encoding DUF3592 domain-containing protein, giving the protein MESRPVESVLSRLSRWWPTAAAVTVALFGVLILTIQIRQLHGSYQELANLREHGRHTTAHATVSTTCSSGVRDTTCDTSSVWLDFNDTSGDPVDEPEETIDGSLYVPDGHRDAEGRVATTVVYDPAHPDLAQAEGALDQGVLDLATHHWIALTIGLVALGAGISGGVAAWPPRRAGR; this is encoded by the coding sequence GTGGAGAGTCGTCCGGTAGAGAGTGTGCTGAGCAGGCTGAGCCGATGGTGGCCGACGGCGGCGGCGGTCACGGTGGCACTGTTCGGCGTTCTGATCCTGACGATCCAGATTCGCCAACTTCACGGCAGCTACCAGGAATTGGCGAACCTGCGCGAGCACGGGCGCCACACAACGGCTCACGCCACCGTTTCCACCACCTGCTCCTCCGGAGTGCGCGACACGACCTGCGACACGTCCTCGGTGTGGCTCGACTTCAACGACACCTCCGGCGACCCCGTGGACGAGCCGGAAGAGACGATCGACGGCTCCCTCTACGTCCCCGACGGCCACCGGGACGCCGAGGGCCGGGTGGCGACGACGGTCGTCTACGACCCCGCTCACCCGGATCTGGCACAGGCCGAAGGCGCCCTGGACCAGGGGGTCCTCGACCTGGCGACCCACCACTGGATCGCCCTGACCATCGGGCTTGTTGCGCTCGGCGCTGGGATCAGCGGTGGCGTCGCGGCGTGGCCGCCGCGGCGGGCTGGGCGATGA
- a CDS encoding aspartate kinase: MGLVVQKYGGSSVADAEGIKRVAKRIVEAKKNGHQVVVVVSAMGDTTDELIDLAEKVSPMPSGREFDMLLTAGERISMALLAMAIKNLGHSAQSFTGSQAGVITDSVHNKARIIDVTPGRIRTALDEGNIAIVAGFQGVSQDKKDITTLGRGGSDTTAVALAAALDAEVCEIYTDVDGVFTADPRVVKKAKKIDWIAFEDMLELAASGSKVLLHRCVEYARRYNIPIHVRSSFSGLQGTWVSSEPLVQKTQQQGDQKVEQAIISGVAHDTSEAKITVVGVPDKPGEAAVIFRAVADAEINIDMIVQNVSAASTGLTDISFTLPKTEGRKAIDALEKAKAGIGFESLRYDDQIGKISLVGAGMKTNPGVTAGFFEALSDAGVNIELISTSEIRISVVTRADDVNEAVRAVHTAFGLDSDSDEAVVYGGTGR; this comes from the coding sequence GTGGGCCTTGTCGTGCAGAAGTACGGAGGTTCCTCCGTAGCCGATGCCGAGGGCATCAAGCGCGTCGCCAAGCGGATCGTGGAAGCGAAGAAGAACGGCCACCAGGTGGTCGTGGTCGTTTCCGCGATGGGCGACACGACGGACGAGCTGATCGATCTCGCCGAGAAGGTGTCTCCGATGCCTTCCGGGCGGGAATTCGACATGCTGCTGACCGCCGGAGAGCGGATCTCCATGGCACTGCTGGCCATGGCGATCAAAAACCTGGGCCACAGCGCCCAGTCGTTCACCGGCAGCCAGGCAGGCGTCATCACCGACTCGGTCCACAACAAAGCCCGGATCATCGACGTCACCCCGGGCCGTATCCGCACCGCGCTGGACGAGGGCAACATCGCCATCGTCGCCGGGTTCCAGGGCGTCAGCCAGGACAAGAAGGACATCACCACCCTCGGCCGCGGCGGCTCGGACACCACCGCCGTCGCGCTCGCCGCGGCGCTGGACGCCGAGGTGTGCGAGATCTACACCGATGTGGACGGCGTGTTCACCGCCGACCCGCGGGTGGTGAAGAAGGCGAAGAAGATCGACTGGATCGCCTTCGAGGACATGCTGGAGCTCGCCGCGTCCGGCTCCAAGGTGCTGCTCCACCGCTGTGTGGAGTACGCCCGCCGCTACAACATCCCGATCCATGTGCGCTCGTCCTTCTCCGGACTCCAGGGCACCTGGGTCAGCAGCGAACCACTCGTTCAGAAGACACAGCAGCAAGGGGACCAGAAGGTGGAGCAGGCCATCATCTCCGGTGTCGCTCACGACACCTCCGAGGCCAAGATCACGGTCGTCGGCGTCCCGGACAAGCCGGGCGAGGCCGCTGTCATCTTCCGCGCCGTCGCCGACGCCGAGATCAACATCGACATGATCGTGCAGAACGTGTCCGCCGCGTCCACCGGCCTGACGGACATCTCCTTCACCCTCCCCAAGACCGAGGGCCGCAAGGCCATCGACGCCTTGGAGAAGGCCAAGGCCGGCATCGGCTTCGAGTCGCTGCGCTACGACGACCAGATCGGCAAGATCTCCCTCGTCGGCGCCGGCATGAAGACGAACCCGGGTGTCACGGCCGGGTTCTTCGAGGCGCTCAGCGACGCCGGGGTCAACATCGAGCTGATCTCGACCTCCGAGATCCGTATCTCGGTCGTCACCCGCGCCGACGACGTGAACGAGGCCGTGCGCGCCGTGCACACCGCCTTCGGCCTCGACTCCGACAGCGACGAAGCCGTCGTCTACGGAGGCACGGGCCGCTGA